One window from the genome of Labeo rohita strain BAU-BD-2019 chromosome 10, IGBB_LRoh.1.0, whole genome shotgun sequence encodes:
- the ogdhb gene encoding 2-oxoglutarate dehydrogenase complex component E1 isoform X3 codes for MHRLRTCAARLRPLTASQNAPSFSQQRTVAAPGALRTFQPFRCYAAPVAAEPFLNGTSSNYVEEMYYAWLENPKSVHKSWDIFFRNANAGAPPGSAYQSPPPVGLSLSGLSQAQALVGAQSNVEKLVEDHLAVQSLIRAYQVRGHHIAKLDPLGISCVNFDNAPLTIGSRQSGFYGLEEADLDKVFRLPTTTFIGGSESALPLREIIRRLEMAYCQHIGVEFMFINDLQQCQWIRQKFEKPGVMQFTLDEKRTLLARMVRSTRFEEFLHRKWSSEKRFGLEGCESLIPALKTIIDKSSENGVESVIMGMPHRGRLNVLANVIRKELEQIFCQFDSKLEAADEGSGDVKYHLGMYHRRINRVTDRHITLSLMANPSHLEAVDPVVQGKTKAEQFYCGDSDGKRVMSILLHGDAAFAGQGIVYETFHLSDLPSYTTHGTIHVVVNNQIGFTTDPRMARSSPYPTDVARVVNAPIFHVNADDPEAVMYVCNVAAEWRATFHKDVVVDLVSYRRNGHNEMDEPMFTQPLMYKQIKKQKPVLQKYAEKLIAERAVSRQEYEEEIAKYDKICEEAYNRSKDEKILHIKHWLDSPWPGFFTLDGQPKSMSCPSTGLNEEVLSHIGQVASSVPVEDFTIHGGLTRILKGRATMVQNRSVDWALGEYMAFGSLLKEGIHVRLSGQDVERGTFSHRHHVLHDQHVDKRTCIPMNYIDSNQAPYTVCNSSLSEYGVLGFELGFAMASPNALVLWEAQFGDFHNTAQCIIDQFISPGQAKWVRQNGIVLLLPHGMEGMGPEHSSARPERFLQMCNDDPDVFPKITEDFAVRQLYDCNWIVVNCSTPANYFHVLRRQILLPFRKPLIIFTPKSLLRHPEAKSSFDDMLPGTHFRRLIPEEGSATQNSAGVKHLIFCTGKVYYDLTKERKTRGLEDTVAISRIEQLSPFPFDLVKAEAEKYPQAQLLWCQEEHKNQGYYDYVKPRISRTFNNTRPIWYAGREPAAAPATGNKKAHLVELERFLDTAFNLDAFQGQS; via the exons ATGCATCGCTTAAGGACTTGCGCTGCACGGCTACGGCCGCTCACAGCCTCTCAGAATGCTCCAAGTTTCTCACAACAGAGGACAGTGGCAGCACCCGGGGCCCTAAGGACGTTTCAGCCCTTTCGGTGCTATGCGGCCCCTGTCGCTGCTGAGCCTTTTCTCAATGGGACGAGCTCCAACTATGTGGAGGAAATGTACTACGCATGGTTGGAGAACCCCAAGAGTGTGCACAAG TCTTGGGACATCTTCTTCCGTAATGCCAACGCAGGCGCTCCCCCTGGCTCTGCCTATCAAAGCCCGCCTCCAGTGGGGTTGAGTCTTTCAGGACTGTCTCAGGCCCAGGCACTAGTTGGAGCTCAGTCTAATGTGGAAAAACTGGTGGAAGACCACCTTGCCGTGCAGTCTCTTATCCGTGCCTACCAG GTCAGAGGTCATCATATAGCCAAACTCGACCCTTTGGGCATCAGTTGTGTAAATTTTGACAATGCCCCGCTTACTATCGGGTCCCGTCAGTCCG GCTTCTACGGACTGGAAGAAGCGGATCTGGATAAAGTTTTCCGGCTTCCAACCACCACCTTTATTGGGGGAAGTGAAAGTGCCCTTCCTCTCAGGGAAATCATCCGGCGTTTAGAG ATGGCCTACTGTCAGCACATCGGGGTGGAGTTCATGTTCATCAATGACCTGCAGCAGTGCCAGTGGATCAGACAGAAGTTTGAGAAGCCGGGGGTGATGCAGTTTACTCTAGATGAGAAAAGAACGCTGCTGGCTCGTATGGTCCGCTCAACCAG GTTTGAGGAGTTCCTGCATAGGAAGTGGTCATCAGAGAAACGTTTTGGCCTAGAGGGATGTGAGTCTCTCATTCCTGCACTCAAAACCATCATCGACAAATCTAGTGAGAATGGAGTGGAGAGCGTTATCATGGGAATGCCACACAG AGGCCGTCTGAATGTGCTTGCTAATGTGATCCGTAAGGAGCTGGAGCAGATCTTCTGCCAGTTTGATTCAAAGCTGGAAGCTGCAGATGAG gGCTCAGGTGATGTGAAGTATCATCTGGGTATGTACCATAGACGTATCAACCGGGTCACTGATCGCCACATCACTCTGTCTCTGATGGCCAACCCTTCACACCTGGAGGCAGTGGACCCTGTGGTGCAGGGAAAGACTAAGGCAGAGCAATTCTACTGTGGCGACTCTGATGGAAAGAGG GTGATGTCCATCTTGTTGCATGGAGACGCAGCCTTTGCAGGTCAAGGCATCGTCTATGAGACCTTCCACCTGAGTGACCTGCCGTCTTACACCACACACGGCACTATTCACGTGGTAGTAAACAACCAG ATTGGCTTCACCACTGACCCTCGGATGGCACGCTCCTCACCATACCCCACGGATGTGGCCAGAGTGGTCAATGCTCCCATCTTCCATGTTAATGCAGATGACCCTGAGGCTGTGATGTACGTGTGTAACGTGGCTGCAGAATGGAGAGCCACCTTTCATAAAGATGTGGTGGTTGATCTG GTGAGCTACAGACGGAACGGCCACAATGAGATGGATGAGCCAATGTTTACGCAACCGCTGATGTACAAACAGATAAAGAAACAGAAACCGGTTTTGCAGAAATATGCTGAAAAGCTCATTGCAGAAAGAGCTGTAAGCAGACAGGAATATGAG GAGGAAATTGCCAAGTATGACAAAATCTGTGAGGAGGCGTACAATCGTTCAAAAGATGAGAAGATCTTACACATCAAGCACTGGCTTGACTCACCTTGGCCAG GTTTCTTCACTCTGGATGGTCAACCCAAGAGCATGAGCTGTCCGTCCACTGGTCTCAATGAAGAAGTGCTCAGTCACATCGGTCAGGTGGCTTCCTCTGTGCCTGTGGAGGATTTCACTATCCATGGAG GTCTCACCCGTATCCTGAAGGGCAGGGCTACGATGGTGCAGAACCGCTCAGTGGACTGGGCTCTAGGAGAATACATGGCCTTCGGCTCTCTGCTAAAGGAAGGCATTCATGTGCGCCTCAGTGGTCAAGATGTGGAGAGAGGGACCTTCAG TCATCGGCATCATGTGCTACACGATCAGCACGTCGACAAACGGACCTGCATTCCCATGAACTACATTGACTCGAATCAGGCTCCTTATACTGTGTGCAACAGCTCCCTGTCAGAATACGGGGTTCTTG GTTTTGAGCTTGGCTTTGCCATGGCGAGTCCTAATGCTCTAGTGCTCTGGGAGGCTCAGTTTGGAGACTTTCATAACACAGCCCAGTGTATCATCGACCAGTTCATCTCTCCCGGCCAGGCCAAATGGGTCCGACAGAATGGCATCGTCCTGCTGCTGCCTCACGGCATGGAGGGCATG GGACCAGAGCACTCCTCCGCTCGTCCAGAGAGATTCCTGCAGATGTGCAATGATGACCCTGACGTTTTCCCA AAAATCACAGAGGACTTTGCCGTCCGGCAGCTTTATGACTGTAACTGGATTGTTGTGAACTGCTCCACTCCTGCAAACTACTTTCATGTTCTTCGGAGGCAGATCCTTCTGCCTTTCAGAAAGCCA CTCATTATCTTCACACCTAAATCACTGCTACGTCACCCAGAGGCCAAGTCAAGTTTTGATGACATGTTACCAG GCACACACTTCAGACGTCTGATTCCAGAAGAGGGAAGTGCGACGCAGAATTCAGCTGGAGTGAAGCATCTCATCTTCTGCACAGGGAAAGTTTATTATGACCtcaccaaagaaagaaagaccagAGGACTGGAGGACACAGTGGCCATCAGCCGCATTGAGCAG CTTTCTCCGTTCCCGTTTGACCTGGTGAAAGCCGAGGCAGAGAAGTATCCACAGGCTCAGCTGCTGTGGTGCCAGGAAGAGCATAAGAATCAAGGCTACTACGACTATGTCAAACCACGCATCAGCAGAACCTTCAACAACACCCGTCCCATTTG GTACGCTGGCCGAGAGCCTGCAGCTGCCCCCGCCACAGGCAACAAGAAGGCTCATCTTGTGGAGCTGGAGCGGTTCTTGGACACAGCCTTCAACCTGGATGCCTTCCAGGGCCAGTCCTAA
- the ogdhb gene encoding 2-oxoglutarate dehydrogenase complex component E1 isoform X2, with the protein MHRLRTCAARLRPLTASQNAPSFSQQRTVAAPGALRTFQPFRCYAAPVAAEPFLNGTSSNYVEEMYYAWLENPKSVHKSWDIFFRNANAGAPPGSAYQSPPPVGLSLSGLSQAQALVGAQSNVEKLVEDHLAVQSLIRAYQIRGHHVAQLDPLGIMDADLDSCVPADIITSSDKLGFYGLEEADLDKVFRLPTTTFIGGSESALPLREIIRRLEMAYCQHIGVEFMFINDLQQCQWIRQKFEKPGVMQFTLDEKRTLLARMVRSTRFEEFLHRKWSSEKRFGLEGCESLIPALKTIIDKSSENGVESVIMGMPHRGRLNVLANVIRKELEQIFCQFDSKLEAADEGSGDVKYHLGMYHRRINRVTDRHITLSLMANPSHLEAVDPVVQGKTKAEQFYCGDSDGKRVMSILLHGDAAFAGQGIVYETFHLSDLPSYTTHGTIHVVVNNQIGFTTDPRMARSSPYPTDVARVVNAPIFHVNADDPEAVMYVCNVAAEWRATFHKDVVVDLVSYRRNGHNEMDEPMFTQPLMYKQIKKQKPVLQKYAEKLIAERAVSRQEYEEEIAKYDKICEEAYNRSKDEKILHIKHWLDSPWPGFFTLDGQPKSMSCPSTGLNEEVLSHIGQVASSVPVEDFTIHGGLTRILKGRATMVQNRSVDWALGEYMAFGSLLKEGIHVRLSGQDVERGTFSHRHHVLHDQHVDKRTCIPMNYIDSNQAPYTVCNSSLSEYGVLGFELGFAMASPNALVLWEAQFGDFHNTAQCIIDQFISPGQAKWVRQNGIVLLLPHGMEGMGPEHSSARPERFLQMCNDDPDVFPKITEDFAVRQLYDCNWIVVNCSTPANYFHVLRRQILLPFRKPLIIFTPKSLLRHPEAKSSFDDMLPGTHFRRLIPEEGSATQNSAGVKHLIFCTGKVYYDLTKERKTRGLEDTVAISRIEQLSPFPFDLVKAEAEKYPQAQLLWCQEEHKNQGYYDYVKPRISRTFNNTRPIWYAGREPAAAPATGNKKAHLVELERFLDTAFNLDAFQGQS; encoded by the exons ATGCATCGCTTAAGGACTTGCGCTGCACGGCTACGGCCGCTCACAGCCTCTCAGAATGCTCCAAGTTTCTCACAACAGAGGACAGTGGCAGCACCCGGGGCCCTAAGGACGTTTCAGCCCTTTCGGTGCTATGCGGCCCCTGTCGCTGCTGAGCCTTTTCTCAATGGGACGAGCTCCAACTATGTGGAGGAAATGTACTACGCATGGTTGGAGAACCCCAAGAGTGTGCACAAG TCTTGGGACATCTTCTTCCGTAATGCCAACGCAGGCGCTCCCCCTGGCTCTGCCTATCAAAGCCCGCCTCCAGTGGGGTTGAGTCTTTCAGGACTGTCTCAGGCCCAGGCACTAGTTGGAGCTCAGTCTAATGTGGAAAAACTGGTGGAAGACCACCTTGCCGTGCAGTCTCTTATCCGTGCCTACCAG ATTCGGGGCCACCACGTTGCACAGCTGGATCCTCTGGGAATTATGGATGCTGATCTTGATTCGTGCGTCCCAGCAGATATAATCACGTCCTCTGATAAACTTG GCTTCTACGGACTGGAAGAAGCGGATCTGGATAAAGTTTTCCGGCTTCCAACCACCACCTTTATTGGGGGAAGTGAAAGTGCCCTTCCTCTCAGGGAAATCATCCGGCGTTTAGAG ATGGCCTACTGTCAGCACATCGGGGTGGAGTTCATGTTCATCAATGACCTGCAGCAGTGCCAGTGGATCAGACAGAAGTTTGAGAAGCCGGGGGTGATGCAGTTTACTCTAGATGAGAAAAGAACGCTGCTGGCTCGTATGGTCCGCTCAACCAG GTTTGAGGAGTTCCTGCATAGGAAGTGGTCATCAGAGAAACGTTTTGGCCTAGAGGGATGTGAGTCTCTCATTCCTGCACTCAAAACCATCATCGACAAATCTAGTGAGAATGGAGTGGAGAGCGTTATCATGGGAATGCCACACAG AGGCCGTCTGAATGTGCTTGCTAATGTGATCCGTAAGGAGCTGGAGCAGATCTTCTGCCAGTTTGATTCAAAGCTGGAAGCTGCAGATGAG gGCTCAGGTGATGTGAAGTATCATCTGGGTATGTACCATAGACGTATCAACCGGGTCACTGATCGCCACATCACTCTGTCTCTGATGGCCAACCCTTCACACCTGGAGGCAGTGGACCCTGTGGTGCAGGGAAAGACTAAGGCAGAGCAATTCTACTGTGGCGACTCTGATGGAAAGAGG GTGATGTCCATCTTGTTGCATGGAGACGCAGCCTTTGCAGGTCAAGGCATCGTCTATGAGACCTTCCACCTGAGTGACCTGCCGTCTTACACCACACACGGCACTATTCACGTGGTAGTAAACAACCAG ATTGGCTTCACCACTGACCCTCGGATGGCACGCTCCTCACCATACCCCACGGATGTGGCCAGAGTGGTCAATGCTCCCATCTTCCATGTTAATGCAGATGACCCTGAGGCTGTGATGTACGTGTGTAACGTGGCTGCAGAATGGAGAGCCACCTTTCATAAAGATGTGGTGGTTGATCTG GTGAGCTACAGACGGAACGGCCACAATGAGATGGATGAGCCAATGTTTACGCAACCGCTGATGTACAAACAGATAAAGAAACAGAAACCGGTTTTGCAGAAATATGCTGAAAAGCTCATTGCAGAAAGAGCTGTAAGCAGACAGGAATATGAG GAGGAAATTGCCAAGTATGACAAAATCTGTGAGGAGGCGTACAATCGTTCAAAAGATGAGAAGATCTTACACATCAAGCACTGGCTTGACTCACCTTGGCCAG GTTTCTTCACTCTGGATGGTCAACCCAAGAGCATGAGCTGTCCGTCCACTGGTCTCAATGAAGAAGTGCTCAGTCACATCGGTCAGGTGGCTTCCTCTGTGCCTGTGGAGGATTTCACTATCCATGGAG GTCTCACCCGTATCCTGAAGGGCAGGGCTACGATGGTGCAGAACCGCTCAGTGGACTGGGCTCTAGGAGAATACATGGCCTTCGGCTCTCTGCTAAAGGAAGGCATTCATGTGCGCCTCAGTGGTCAAGATGTGGAGAGAGGGACCTTCAG TCATCGGCATCATGTGCTACACGATCAGCACGTCGACAAACGGACCTGCATTCCCATGAACTACATTGACTCGAATCAGGCTCCTTATACTGTGTGCAACAGCTCCCTGTCAGAATACGGGGTTCTTG GTTTTGAGCTTGGCTTTGCCATGGCGAGTCCTAATGCTCTAGTGCTCTGGGAGGCTCAGTTTGGAGACTTTCATAACACAGCCCAGTGTATCATCGACCAGTTCATCTCTCCCGGCCAGGCCAAATGGGTCCGACAGAATGGCATCGTCCTGCTGCTGCCTCACGGCATGGAGGGCATG GGACCAGAGCACTCCTCCGCTCGTCCAGAGAGATTCCTGCAGATGTGCAATGATGACCCTGACGTTTTCCCA AAAATCACAGAGGACTTTGCCGTCCGGCAGCTTTATGACTGTAACTGGATTGTTGTGAACTGCTCCACTCCTGCAAACTACTTTCATGTTCTTCGGAGGCAGATCCTTCTGCCTTTCAGAAAGCCA CTCATTATCTTCACACCTAAATCACTGCTACGTCACCCAGAGGCCAAGTCAAGTTTTGATGACATGTTACCAG GCACACACTTCAGACGTCTGATTCCAGAAGAGGGAAGTGCGACGCAGAATTCAGCTGGAGTGAAGCATCTCATCTTCTGCACAGGGAAAGTTTATTATGACCtcaccaaagaaagaaagaccagAGGACTGGAGGACACAGTGGCCATCAGCCGCATTGAGCAG CTTTCTCCGTTCCCGTTTGACCTGGTGAAAGCCGAGGCAGAGAAGTATCCACAGGCTCAGCTGCTGTGGTGCCAGGAAGAGCATAAGAATCAAGGCTACTACGACTATGTCAAACCACGCATCAGCAGAACCTTCAACAACACCCGTCCCATTTG GTACGCTGGCCGAGAGCCTGCAGCTGCCCCCGCCACAGGCAACAAGAAGGCTCATCTTGTGGAGCTGGAGCGGTTCTTGGACACAGCCTTCAACCTGGATGCCTTCCAGGGCCAGTCCTAA